From a region of the Thermus caldilimi genome:
- a CDS encoding TolC family protein: MAERPEVLRAQNALEDAHQVLAYAEAARFLPQGTLSLSYGQVSAANPGSSLGLNLNLGTGQVSGSATYAPGASGAQGLGASLSLSLPLLAPDLEAQVAAARANLAYQQANLASTLAAAEADVRARHGAYLAALAQVEAAQKGLEAADQALSDARKRLEAGLIAPLDLAQAELNRLQAAYGLTSAQVNAYLAYLALRRSLAQLTLETYAKEVAP; encoded by the coding sequence GTGGCCGAGCGGCCTGAGGTCCTGCGGGCCCAAAACGCCCTGGAGGATGCCCACCAGGTCCTGGCCTACGCGGAGGCCGCCCGGTTCCTCCCGCAAGGCACCCTGAGCCTGAGCTACGGCCAGGTGAGCGCCGCCAACCCCGGCTCCAGCCTGGGGCTCAACCTCAACCTGGGCACGGGCCAGGTGAGCGGTTCCGCCACCTACGCGCCGGGGGCCAGCGGGGCCCAGGGGCTTGGAGCCTCCCTCAGCTTGAGCCTGCCCCTCCTGGCCCCGGACCTGGAGGCCCAGGTGGCGGCGGCCCGGGCGAACCTGGCCTACCAGCAGGCCAACCTGGCCTCCACCCTGGCCGCTGCGGAGGCGGACGTGCGCGCCCGCCACGGAGCCTACCTGGCCGCCTTGGCCCAGGTGGAGGCCGCCCAAAAGGGGCTGGAGGCCGCAGACCAGGCCTTGAGCGACGCCCGCAAGCGCCTGGAAGCGGGGCTCATCGCCCCCCTGGATCTGGCCCAGGCGGAGCTCAACCGGCTGCAGGCGGCCTATGGCCTGACCAGCGCCCAGGTGAACGCCTACCTGGCCTACCTGGCCCTGCGGCGTTCCCTGGCCCAGCTCACCCTGGAAACGTACGCGAAGGAGGTAGCCCCATGA
- a CDS encoding TolC family protein: MRALWTLVPLIGLAWGQGLDLATLLRLLPQSPGWQALEAQYAQAQASYQAALAALGLKVAASGGLAYQSLQGQANTRESLSLSANLLALPYGPAQESARQARMALLRADLSRRSGEMDLLFTLLQQYWGAYLAEKNLEVAQRALAVAQEAYRVAQAKRLQGLLSETGLKQAAQALAQAQAALVQAQTQEAAARTALYATLGQAPGPPPPRTSFPLPLPLHPLGGGPAGGGRAA; encoded by the coding sequence ATGCGCGCTCTATGGACCCTCGTCCCCCTTATCGGCCTGGCCTGGGGACAGGGGCTGGACCTGGCCACCCTCCTCCGGCTCCTTCCCCAATCCCCCGGCTGGCAGGCCCTCGAGGCCCAGTACGCCCAGGCCCAGGCCAGCTACCAGGCGGCCCTGGCGGCCCTAGGCCTCAAGGTGGCCGCGAGCGGGGGGCTGGCCTACCAGAGCCTCCAGGGCCAGGCCAATACCCGGGAGAGCCTAAGCCTGAGCGCCAACCTCCTGGCCCTTCCCTACGGCCCAGCCCAGGAAAGCGCCCGCCAGGCCCGCATGGCCCTCCTGCGGGCCGACCTCAGCCGCCGCTCGGGGGAGATGGACCTCCTTTTTACCCTCCTCCAGCAGTACTGGGGTGCCTACCTGGCGGAAAAGAACCTGGAGGTGGCCCAACGGGCCTTAGCCGTAGCCCAGGAGGCCTATCGGGTAGCCCAGGCCAAACGCCTACAGGGCCTCCTCTCCGAAACGGGGCTCAAGCAGGCGGCCCAGGCCTTGGCCCAGGCCCAGGCGGCCTTGGTCCAGGCCCAGACCCAGGAGGCCGCGGCCCGGACCGCCCTCTACGCCACCCTGGGCCAGGCTCCCGGTCCCCCACCCCCCAGGACCTCCTTCCCCCTACCCCTCCCCCTCCACCCCCTTGGAGGAGGCCCTGCGGGCGGTGGCCGAGCGGCCTGA
- the ruvA gene encoding Holliday junction branch migration protein RuvA, protein MIRYLRGTVLKREEGGFLLLVHGVGFLVQAPQTFLQSLKEGQEVGVHTHLQLREEGLFLYGFPDEESLLLFELLLSVSGVGPKVALSLLSALTPRLLAQALAQGDLRLLTAASGVGRRLAERIALELKGKVPPSLLTGQKVESQAAEEAILALTALGFKEGQARGVVLDLLAKHPSANAQELIKEALRRLR, encoded by the coding sequence ATGATCCGCTACCTCAGGGGCACGGTCCTGAAGAGGGAGGAAGGGGGGTTTCTCCTTCTGGTGCATGGGGTGGGCTTCCTGGTGCAGGCCCCCCAGACCTTTCTGCAAAGCCTCAAAGAAGGCCAGGAGGTAGGCGTCCACACCCACCTCCAGCTTCGGGAGGAAGGCCTCTTTCTCTATGGCTTTCCCGACGAGGAAAGCCTCCTCCTCTTTGAGCTCCTCCTTTCCGTGAGCGGGGTGGGGCCCAAGGTGGCCCTCTCCCTCCTCTCCGCCCTCACCCCCAGGCTTCTGGCCCAGGCCCTGGCCCAGGGGGACCTGCGCCTCCTCACCGCAGCGAGCGGGGTGGGAAGAAGGCTCGCCGAGCGCATCGCCTTGGAGCTCAAGGGCAAGGTGCCCCCAAGCCTCCTCACCGGGCAAAAGGTGGAAAGCCAGGCGGCGGAGGAGGCCATCCTGGCCCTAACCGCCTTGGGCTTTAAGGAGGGCCAGGCCCGGGGGGTGGTCCTGGACCTCCTGGCCAAGCACCCCTCGGCCAATGCCCAGGAGCTCATCAAGGAGGCCCTGAGACGGCTGCGGTAG
- a CDS encoding TolC family protein, with protein sequence MKQVFPLPRLLAVLALGAWALAQGGPPPTLTLEGALGMALKANPSLQAAQIVLQNAEVQLQAKEQDPNTLILDLTKARQALALAKASLAYTRLQVLQNTVSAYLALYENQRNIEVLKAQVALAERNLEVAKSRQALGNATSLDVARAQAALDSARQNLATAQGQTLVLSAQLAVQLGLSDLGPVLLADPPDPPILQAQPEALEKDLFLRLPQVLQLAQAVEYDQLLVQLSDNDYTPALTLKTAQLTLENDRKASELAQRNALTSLRNAYQAAQAAYGGIALAQQSLSNALKVLEQDQAAYRAGTVSALQVESDRVSVLTAQYNLLQAKDGYWRALIALSLAAGQDLTGLLR encoded by the coding sequence ATGAAGCAGGTTTTCCCGCTCCCCCGGCTCTTGGCAGTCTTGGCCCTTGGCGCCTGGGCCCTGGCCCAGGGCGGGCCGCCCCCCACCCTCACCTTGGAGGGTGCCTTGGGGATGGCCCTCAAGGCCAACCCCAGCCTACAGGCTGCCCAGATCGTCCTGCAGAACGCCGAGGTCCAGCTCCAGGCCAAGGAACAGGACCCCAATACCCTAATCCTGGACCTCACCAAGGCCCGGCAGGCCCTGGCTCTGGCCAAAGCCAGCCTGGCCTACACCCGCCTGCAGGTGCTGCAGAACACCGTAAGCGCCTACCTGGCCCTTTACGAGAACCAAAGGAACATCGAGGTGCTGAAGGCCCAGGTGGCCCTGGCGGAGCGGAACCTGGAGGTGGCCAAGTCCCGCCAGGCCCTGGGCAACGCCACCTCCTTGGACGTGGCCCGGGCCCAGGCCGCCCTGGACAGCGCCCGGCAGAACCTAGCCACCGCCCAGGGCCAAACCTTGGTCCTCTCCGCCCAGTTGGCCGTCCAGCTAGGGCTTTCCGACCTGGGACCGGTCCTCCTGGCCGACCCCCCCGATCCCCCAATCCTCCAAGCCCAGCCAGAGGCCCTGGAGAAGGACCTTTTCCTCCGGCTACCCCAGGTGCTCCAACTGGCCCAGGCGGTGGAGTACGACCAGCTCCTGGTCCAGCTCTCCGACAACGACTACACCCCGGCCCTCACCCTAAAGACCGCCCAGCTCACCCTGGAAAACGACCGTAAGGCCTCCGAGCTGGCCCAGCGCAACGCCCTCACCAGCCTGCGCAACGCCTACCAGGCCGCCCAGGCGGCCTACGGGGGGATCGCCCTGGCCCAGCAAAGCCTCAGCAACGCCCTCAAGGTGCTGGAACAGGACCAGGCGGCCTACCGGGCGGGCACGGTCTCCGCCCTGCAAGTGGAGAGCGACCGGGTTTCCGTCCTCACCGCCCAGTACAACCTGCTGCAGGCCAAGGACGGTTACTGGCGGGCCCTCATCGCCCTTTCCCTGGCCGCGGGGCAGGACCTCACCGGCCTGCTGAGGTGA
- a CDS encoding efflux RND transporter periplasmic adaptor subunit, protein MARSAILILLVLALGILVGRITAPGTAAGPAQGTPRGPSTPGLTPNPAFPAQGRPGGFAARGAPGSGQPLPVQLALVEAGTLEATRQVGGTVVPAVQANVPAQVGGAVVRVLKNPGDTVAQGEAVVQLDTQALQLALANARAALRAAEINLATQTRTTLEARSRLEAQVRSAQAALQAAQQNYQATQRVKALGGASDTELAQAQAALAQAQANLEAAQSALADNLRAEQETLAALRVAVEQARNQVAQAELNLQNATLRAPFAGSLLAVSATPGAYLAPGATAFVLAQGLRVQFGVPPEEVHLLPVGSEVRFTLGAQTYLLKVEQNPGGTASGGLVLLLARPPEGVHLPLNTVGLVSYTVALARGPLIPVNALQSDGSQLFVYQVEEGVARRQAVQVLAQAGDRVAVAGLAAGTQVVVNPPPGLLDGTPVVGAASPSPQTREGSSAPPRRPGSRPQPGGR, encoded by the coding sequence ATGGCCCGTTCGGCGATCCTCATCCTCCTGGTCCTGGCCCTAGGGATCCTGGTGGGCCGGATCACCGCCCCCGGAACCGCAGCCGGCCCCGCTCAGGGAACCCCTCGAGGCCCCAGCACCCCTGGGCTCACCCCCAACCCCGCCTTCCCGGCCCAGGGGCGGCCGGGGGGCTTCGCCGCCCGGGGGGCCCCGGGTAGCGGCCAGCCCCTGCCCGTTCAGCTGGCCCTGGTGGAGGCGGGCACCCTGGAGGCCACCCGGCAGGTGGGGGGCACGGTGGTGCCCGCGGTGCAGGCCAACGTCCCCGCCCAGGTGGGGGGAGCGGTGGTGCGGGTGCTGAAAAACCCGGGTGACACGGTGGCGCAGGGGGAGGCGGTGGTGCAGCTGGACACCCAGGCGCTGCAGCTGGCCCTGGCCAACGCCCGGGCCGCCCTGCGGGCCGCAGAGATCAACCTGGCCACCCAGACCCGTACCACCCTGGAGGCCCGAAGCCGCCTCGAGGCCCAGGTGCGTTCAGCCCAGGCCGCCCTCCAGGCTGCGCAGCAGAACTACCAGGCCACCCAGCGGGTGAAGGCCCTGGGCGGAGCCTCGGACACCGAGCTGGCCCAGGCCCAGGCCGCCTTGGCCCAGGCCCAGGCCAACCTCGAGGCCGCCCAAAGCGCCTTGGCGGACAACCTGCGGGCGGAGCAGGAAACCCTGGCCGCCCTGCGGGTGGCGGTGGAGCAGGCCCGAAACCAGGTGGCTCAAGCGGAACTCAACCTGCAAAACGCCACCCTGCGCGCCCCCTTCGCTGGGAGCCTCCTGGCGGTGAGCGCCACCCCCGGCGCCTACCTGGCCCCCGGGGCCACGGCCTTCGTCCTGGCCCAGGGCCTGCGGGTCCAGTTCGGCGTGCCCCCGGAGGAGGTCCACCTGCTGCCGGTGGGGAGCGAGGTGCGCTTCACCTTGGGGGCCCAGACCTATCTCCTGAAGGTGGAGCAAAATCCCGGGGGCACGGCCTCCGGGGGCCTGGTCCTCCTGCTGGCCCGGCCCCCAGAAGGGGTTCACTTGCCTCTAAACACGGTGGGTTTGGTGAGCTACACCGTGGCCTTGGCCCGGGGGCCCCTGATCCCGGTGAACGCCTTGCAGTCCGACGGCTCCCAACTCTTCGTGTACCAGGTGGAGGAGGGAGTAGCCCGGCGCCAGGCGGTACAGGTCTTGGCCCAGGCGGGGGACCGGGTGGCGGTGGCGGGCTTGGCCGCTGGGACCCAGGTGGTGGTCAACCCACCTCCCGGGCTCTTGGACGGCACCCCGGTGGTGGGAGCCGCCTCCCCAAGCCCGCAGACCCGGGAAGGCTCCTCCGCCCCACCCCGCCGCCCTGGGTCCCGGCCCCAGCCCGGAGGGAGGTGA
- a CDS encoding efflux RND transporter permease subunit: protein MVRINPLVRFSVARYVFSIGIFGAVVVFGFLATRNLGVDLLPAVNVPVVAVSVQYPGATPQTVDQQITQVLENAISRIAGVSQISSTSSLGFSRIVVAFGPDIDRVSAANQVAAQVSAAARLLPSGASAPAVQSFDPNAQPVVEFGLYAPGRDLGEVYTYAQNVLVPRLQQVAGVANVSLQGGPQQGVWVYLDPTRLAYYRISPSQVVQALSGAVVLSPIGSITRQNTTLSLSTQNVPQSPAAVGELLVDAARGIRVRDLGRVEVNAQAGQYARINGQPVILVSVQQASGSNAVAVVDGVRQALRQAGLPPGYQVLFGNDTTLPIRASVERTYRELFLTAAVVAVVVLLFLGRLNTAFTVILAIPISLSAAPILYQLLGFSFNLVSLLALIVAIGIVVDDSIVVAENVERHRALGLDRVRAVLVGASEVFSAVAAASLSLLSVLLPVSFIGGFAGRYVEQFALGLAAAVAMSWLEALLFLTVRMAYTPDAEPLTWRGALRRLLELPENLRYGFRAFRQGAWLALLVLVGLFLLRTHPAWLPLLLLYPLALGLGRYLLVALLGLLEALTFSLHRATEAGMERVRSAYARALPGVLERAPWILLGSLALFLGVVFLLLPRVPFNFVPQSDSGYVRTQLNLPAQASMSLANELAGRVERYLLAQPAVNTVQTVVSGNQAQMVIGLKPFGERPSVFQLLPQFQAEIRALLADQPSVRFVIFGAGGGGGGGFQGTNLSLNLASVNQALLQQRLNQALAVLGQDPEVLGVVPVSAASGLQLNFYPQSARLAGTGLTASQVAQALQVAVQGSQAGQVQLGGISYPIQVQVDPVFLSDPQALLSLPIPAGNGLVTVGQLGTLVPTQSPVSIQRQNRLYVAQLTLSPAPTAPPAAVLLERLSERLREAGVLDSQVVLTEASAFGQAALARQLQGQGPFLFFLAFFMAYLVMGAQFNSFRYPLYLLLPVPFAIAGAILFVFLSGGSLDIFGILGFLMLIGLSAKNAILYLDFVMERIHRMPLQEALVESARLRFRPIVMTTLTVFVISLPLLLGRGAGAEFGQGLGVVMFGGILVSALLTFFVVPAAFYLFERNRPLPEVPAALREG, encoded by the coding sequence ATGGTCCGCATCAACCCCCTAGTGCGCTTCTCCGTGGCCCGCTACGTCTTCTCCATCGGCATCTTCGGGGCAGTGGTGGTCTTCGGCTTCCTGGCCACCCGCAACCTAGGGGTGGACCTCCTCCCAGCGGTAAACGTGCCGGTGGTGGCGGTGAGCGTCCAGTATCCGGGGGCTACCCCCCAGACCGTGGACCAGCAGATCACCCAGGTGCTGGAAAACGCCATCAGCCGCATCGCCGGGGTGAGCCAGATCAGCTCCACCAGCAGCCTGGGCTTCAGCCGGATCGTGGTGGCCTTCGGCCCCGACATCGACCGGGTAAGCGCCGCCAACCAGGTGGCGGCCCAGGTGTCCGCCGCCGCCCGGCTCCTGCCTAGCGGGGCCTCGGCCCCCGCGGTGCAGAGCTTTGACCCCAACGCCCAGCCGGTGGTGGAGTTCGGCCTCTACGCCCCAGGCCGGGACCTGGGGGAGGTCTACACCTACGCACAAAACGTCCTGGTCCCCCGGCTACAGCAGGTCGCCGGGGTGGCCAATGTGAGCCTGCAAGGGGGCCCTCAGCAGGGGGTGTGGGTCTACCTGGACCCCACCCGCCTGGCCTACTACCGCATCTCTCCGAGCCAGGTGGTCCAGGCCCTGAGCGGGGCGGTGGTCCTGAGCCCCATCGGCAGCATCACCCGGCAGAACACCACCCTGAGCCTCTCCACCCAGAACGTGCCGCAAAGCCCCGCCGCGGTGGGGGAACTCCTGGTGGACGCGGCTCGGGGCATCCGGGTGAGGGACCTGGGGCGGGTGGAGGTGAACGCCCAGGCGGGCCAGTACGCCCGCATCAACGGCCAGCCGGTGATCCTGGTCTCGGTGCAGCAGGCCTCGGGGAGCAACGCGGTGGCGGTGGTGGACGGGGTGCGGCAGGCCCTGCGCCAGGCGGGCCTGCCCCCCGGGTACCAGGTCCTTTTCGGCAACGACACCACCCTGCCCATCCGGGCCTCGGTGGAGCGCACCTACCGGGAGCTCTTCCTCACCGCTGCAGTGGTGGCGGTGGTGGTGCTTCTCTTCTTGGGTCGGCTCAACACCGCCTTCACCGTGATCCTGGCCATCCCCATCTCCCTCTCGGCCGCCCCCATCCTGTACCAGCTCCTGGGGTTCAGCTTCAACCTGGTTTCCCTCCTAGCCCTCATTGTGGCCATCGGCATCGTGGTGGACGACTCCATCGTGGTGGCGGAGAACGTGGAGCGGCACCGGGCCCTGGGCCTGGACCGGGTGCGGGCGGTGCTGGTGGGGGCCAGTGAGGTCTTCTCCGCGGTGGCCGCGGCCAGCCTCTCCCTCCTCTCTGTCCTCCTCCCGGTGAGCTTCATCGGGGGCTTTGCCGGCCGGTACGTGGAACAGTTCGCCCTGGGGTTGGCGGCGGCGGTGGCCATGTCCTGGCTCGAGGCCCTCCTCTTCCTCACCGTGCGCATGGCCTACACCCCAGACGCGGAACCCCTCACCTGGCGGGGGGCCCTAAGGCGCCTCCTGGAGCTGCCCGAGAACCTGCGCTACGGCTTCCGGGCCTTCCGACAGGGGGCGTGGCTGGCCCTCCTGGTCCTGGTGGGGCTCTTCCTCCTGCGGACCCACCCCGCCTGGCTTCCCCTCCTCCTCCTCTATCCCCTGGCCCTGGGGCTCGGACGCTACCTGCTGGTGGCCCTCCTGGGCCTCCTGGAAGCCCTCACCTTCTCCCTCCACCGGGCCACCGAGGCGGGGATGGAGCGGGTGCGCTCGGCCTACGCCCGCGCCCTCCCTGGGGTCCTGGAACGGGCCCCCTGGATCCTCCTGGGGAGCCTAGCCCTCTTCCTGGGGGTGGTCTTCCTCCTCCTCCCCAGGGTGCCCTTCAACTTCGTGCCCCAGAGCGACTCCGGCTACGTGCGCACCCAGCTCAACCTCCCCGCCCAGGCCTCCATGAGCCTGGCCAACGAGCTGGCGGGCCGCGTGGAGCGCTACCTCCTGGCCCAGCCGGCGGTGAACACCGTGCAGACCGTGGTCTCCGGGAACCAGGCGCAGATGGTCATCGGCCTGAAGCCCTTTGGGGAAAGGCCCAGCGTCTTCCAGCTCCTGCCCCAGTTCCAGGCGGAGATCCGCGCCCTCCTGGCCGACCAGCCCTCGGTGCGCTTCGTGATCTTCGGGGCCGGGGGCGGGGGTGGAGGCGGGTTCCAGGGGACCAACCTGAGCCTCAACCTGGCCTCGGTCAACCAGGCCCTGCTCCAGCAACGGCTGAACCAGGCCCTAGCGGTGCTGGGGCAGGACCCGGAGGTGCTGGGGGTGGTCCCGGTCAGCGCAGCCTCTGGGCTCCAGCTCAACTTCTACCCCCAGTCCGCCCGGCTAGCGGGCACGGGCCTCACCGCCAGCCAGGTGGCCCAGGCCCTGCAGGTGGCGGTGCAGGGGAGCCAGGCGGGGCAGGTGCAGCTAGGGGGGATCAGCTACCCCATCCAGGTCCAGGTGGACCCGGTCTTCCTCTCCGACCCCCAGGCCCTCCTGAGCCTGCCCATCCCTGCAGGCAACGGCCTGGTGACCGTGGGCCAGCTGGGCACCCTGGTGCCCACCCAGTCCCCGGTGTCCATCCAGCGCCAGAACCGGCTCTACGTGGCCCAGCTGACCCTAAGCCCCGCCCCCACGGCCCCACCGGCGGCGGTCCTCCTGGAACGCCTCTCGGAGCGCCTGCGGGAGGCAGGGGTCCTGGACAGCCAAGTGGTGCTCACGGAGGCCTCGGCCTTCGGCCAGGCGGCCCTGGCCCGCCAGCTCCAGGGGCAGGGGCCCTTTCTCTTCTTCCTGGCCTTCTTCATGGCCTACCTGGTCATGGGGGCCCAGTTCAACTCCTTCCGCTACCCCCTGTACCTGCTCCTGCCGGTACCCTTCGCCATCGCCGGGGCTATCCTCTTCGTCTTCCTGAGCGGGGGCAGCCTGGACATCTTTGGCATCCTGGGCTTCCTCATGCTCATCGGCCTCTCGGCCAAGAACGCCATCCTCTACCTGGACTTCGTCATGGAGCGCATCCACCGCATGCCCCTCCAGGAGGCCCTGGTGGAGTCCGCCCGCCTGCGCTTCCGGCCCATCGTCATGACCACCCTCACGGTCTTCGTCATCAGCCTGCCCCTCCTCCTGGGGCGGGGCGCTGGGGCGGAGTTCGGGCAGGGGCTGGGGGTGGTGATGTTCGGGGGGATCCTGGTTTCGGCCCTGCTCACCTTCTTCGTGGTGCCCGCGGCCTTCTACCTCTTCGAGCGGAACCGGCCCCTGCCGGAGGTGCCCGCGGCCCTGCGGGAGGGCTAG
- a CDS encoding enoyl-CoA hydratase/isomerase family protein, with protein sequence MVLKERQEGVLILTLNRPEKLNALTGALLDELYQALKEAQETPAVRVLLLTGAGRAFSAGQDLGEFGEQKPDYEAHLRRYNRVVEALAGLEKPLVVAVNGVAAGAGMSLALWGDYRLAAEEASFATAFTRIGLVPDSGMSFLLPRLVGLAKAQELLLLSPKLSAEEAQALGLVHRVVPGERLLEEALAVARELAQGPTRAYALTRKLLLETYRLSLTEALALEAILQGEAGRTQDHEEGVRAFREKRPPRFQGR encoded by the coding sequence ATGGTCCTGAAGGAGAGACAGGAAGGCGTCCTTATCCTCACCCTGAACCGGCCGGAAAAGCTGAACGCCCTAACCGGTGCCCTGCTGGACGAACTCTACCAGGCCCTAAAGGAGGCCCAGGAAACCCCCGCGGTCCGGGTCCTCCTCCTCACGGGGGCCGGGCGGGCCTTCAGCGCAGGGCAGGACCTGGGGGAGTTCGGGGAGCAAAAGCCCGACTACGAGGCCCACCTCCGCCGCTACAACCGGGTGGTGGAGGCCCTGGCGGGGCTGGAGAAGCCCCTGGTGGTGGCGGTGAACGGGGTGGCGGCGGGAGCGGGGATGAGCCTGGCCCTTTGGGGGGATTACCGGCTGGCGGCGGAGGAGGCCAGCTTCGCCACCGCCTTCACCCGCATCGGCCTGGTGCCGGACTCGGGGATGAGCTTCCTCCTCCCGCGCCTCGTGGGCCTGGCCAAGGCCCAGGAACTCCTCCTCCTCTCCCCTAAGCTTTCCGCCGAGGAGGCCCAAGCCCTGGGCCTGGTGCACCGGGTGGTGCCGGGGGAAAGGCTTCTGGAGGAGGCCCTAGCGGTGGCGCGGGAGCTGGCCCAGGGGCCCACCCGGGCCTACGCCCTCACCCGGAAGCTCCTTTTGGAAACCTACCGGCTTTCCCTCACGGAAGCCCTGGCCCTCGAGGCCATCCTCCAGGGGGAGGCCGGGCGCACCCAGGACCACGAGGAGGGGGTAAGGGCCTTCCGGGAGAAGCGCCCCCCTAGGTTCCAGGGCCGATGA